From the Longimicrobiaceae bacterium genome, the window GCACGAGGAGGATCTGGCCAAGATCTTCGGCGGCCCCGCCGCCGCGGAGGAAGCCGTCGAGGAGCCGATCGAGCACATCCCCTTCACCATCGGCCAGGTGGTCGAGGTCATCGAGGGTCCGTTCAACGACTTCAGCGGGACGGTCCAGGAGATCTACCCCGACAAGGGGAAAGTGAAGGTGGAGGTCTCGCTCTTCGGCCGGCCGACCAGCATCGAGCTGGATTACACGCAGTTGAAGGGATACTGACGGGAATAGGGACGGGTTATCCGTTATCCGCCATCCGTCGTTCATTTCGACGGATACGGAGAGGGAGTCTGACGGAACGGAGGGCGACCACGGATAACGGATAACGGATAACGGATAACCAATAGTCGTATGGCCAAGAAAGTCACCGGCTTCATCAAGCTTCAGGTTCCCGCCGGCGCGGCGAATCCGGCGCCCCCCGTGGGCCCGGCGCTGGGTCAGCACGGCGTGAACATCATGGAGTTCTGCAAGCAGTTCAACGCCCGTACGCAGAACCAGGCGGGGATGATCATCCCGGTGGAGATCACGGTCTACGCGGACCGGAGCTTCACCTTCATCACCAAGACGCCCCCCGCGGCGGTCCTGCTGAAGAAGGCGGCCGGCGTGGAGAGCGGCTCCCCCGCCCAGAAGCGCCAGAAGGTCGGCAAGATCACGCGCGACCAGCTGCGCCAGATCGCCGAGACCAAGCTCCCCGACCTCAACGCCACCTCCATCGAGGGCGCGATGAACATGATCGCCGGCACGGCGCGGAGCATGGGCATCGAGATCGAGGGATAATTGCAAATTACGAATGACGAATTACGAATTGTTGGACTGCTGGCACGAATCGGTAATTCGTAATTCATAATTCGTAATTGAGGGGCGGGGTGGGGCTGAGGTAGACGTCCACGTACCACCGCATGGCGCCAGGCGACGCCCGGTGGGAGGACCAGTTTTCAGATCGCCTCGGGGGGTACATGCCGAAACACGGAAAGAAGTTCCGCGAGGCATCCGCCCGTGTTCCCGTCGGTGCGGCGTTCGCGCCCACCGAAGCGGTGAAGCTGGTGAAGGAGCTCAGCTTCGCCAGGTTCGACGAGACGGTCGACGTGGCCGTCCGTCTGGGGGTCGATCCCCGGCACGCGGACCAGATCGTCCGCGGTACGGTGGTGCTCCCCCACGGGACCGGGAAGACGGCTCGGGTGCTGGTGATCGCGCAGGGCGATAAGGCGCGCGAGGCCGAGGAGGCCGGCGCCGACTACGTCGGCACCGAATACGTGCAGAAGATCAAGGACGGCTGGCTGGACTTCGACGTGGCGGTTGCCACGCCCGACCTGATGGGTCAGGTCGGCCAGCTCGGGCGGGTGCTCGGCCCCCGCGGCCTGATGCCCACGCCCAAGGCCGGCACGGTCACCTTCGACGTCGCCCGCGCAGTGCGCGAGATCAAGGCGGGTAAGATCGAGTACCGCGTGGACAAGACCGGAAACGTCCACGCTCCGATCGGGAAGGTGTCCTTTGGCGAGGAGCAGCTTGCCGAGAACCTGGCCGCATTCATGGACAGCATCCTGCGCGCCAAGCCGTCGGCGGCCAAGGGGAAGTACGTGCGGGGCGTGACGGTGTCCAGCACCATGGGCCCGGGCGTGCCGCTCGATCCGAACCTCTTCGCCAGGAGCTGAGCCGATGCACAGGGAACAGAAGGCAGCCGTCGTCGACGAGCTCCAGCAGAAGCTATCGGAAGCGAACGCGTTCTACCTGACCGATTTCACGGGTATGAACGTGAAGCAGATGACGGAGTTCCGGTCGCGCCTTCGCAAGCAGGGGGTGGAGTACGTCGTCGTCAAGAACACCCTCGCGCAGCGAGCGCTGCAGCAGCTGGAGCTCACGGATATCGCGCGCTTCTTCACCGGCCCCACCGGGCTGGTGATCGGTCGGGAGGACGCGGTCACCGCGGCCAAGGTCCTCACGGAATTCGCCCGCGAGTTCGACAACAAGCCCGCCATCAAGCTGGGCGTGGTCGAGCGCAGGGAGGTTCCGGCCGACCAGGTGAAGCAGCTCGCCGAGCTGCCGCCGAAGGAAGTCCTGCTGGCCCAGCTGGCGGGTGGGCTTCAGGCACCGATGGCCCGCCTCGCCGGCGGCGCCAGCAACCTCATCGCCGGGCTGGCCCGGGCGGTGGACGCTCTCCGCGCGCAGCGCGAGAGCGCAGGATCCTGATCGAGCGCCGCGACTCGCGCGGCGATTCAAGACGGACCGCTCCGGCGGTGAATAGAGGACTTCGCTAGTATTTCGCTGCACCGCGCGGCGGTCAGCGTCACCTGTACGTACTGAAGACAATAGGAGCCGACGATGGCGACCACGCTTTCTCGTGACGAGCTGCTGGATGCGATTGGCAACATGACGGTTCTCGAGCTCTCCGAGTTCGTGAAGGCGTTCGAGGAGAAGTTCGGTGTGACCGCCGCGGCCCCGGTGGCCGTTGCCGCCGCTGCGCCGGCGGCCGGTGGTGCCGCTGCCGCCCCCGCCGCCGAGGAGAAGACCGAGTTCGACGTCGTTCTCCAGAGCGCCGGCGAGAAGAAGATCCAGGTCATCAAGGTGGTCCGCGAGATCACCGGCCTGGGCCTGAAGGAGGCCAAGGACCTGGTGGACGGTGCCCCCAAGACCGTCAAGGAGGGCGCTTCCAAGGAGGAGGCCGAGCAGATCAAGGCGAAGCTGGAAGAGCAGGGTGCGGCTGTCGAGCTGAAGTAGGACTGCTCCTCCGATCCGGGGCCGTCCCTCGGGGGCGGCTCCGGATCGACGCCGCACGGCGCATCCGGCGGACGCCACCGGCGTGATGAAGAGGAACAGTCACTACTCGCTCGACGCCACATGGCTCGAAAGCCTGCTGACCATAGTCTGATCTGACCCGAACCCCGCCGAGTTTTCGGTCGGGGGATTTTGTGCTTTAGGTCGAACGGGTTCTTTACGGAACCAAGATTTCGACTTTTCCGATGCCGCCCAGGAGGGAGACTCACTTGGCAACGCAAGAGAAATCAATCGTCTCCTTCGCCAAGCTCGCGTCCGGTATGGAGATGCCGAATCTCCTCGACGTGCAGCTTCGCGCATTCCAGACCCTCCTCCAGACCGACGCCGCCGCGCAGGAGCGCGAGGACGTGGGGCTGGAGCGGGTTTTCAACGAGATCTTCCCGATCAGCGACGTCAACGGGAACTTCTCTCTCGAGTTCGTGCGCTACTCCCTGGGGGAGCCGAAGTACGACATCGAGGAGTGCATGGAGCGCGACATGACCTATGCCGCGCCCCTGAAGGCCACCCTGCGACTGATCGTCTGGGAAGAGGTCGGGGACGAACGTCGCCCCAAGGACATCATCGAGAAGGAGGTCTACCTCGGTGATCTCCCCCTCCTGACGCCGCTGGGGACGTTCATCGTCAACGGCGCCGAGCGCGTGATCGTCTCGCAGCTGCACCGCTCCCCGGGGGTGGTCTTCGAGGAGACGATCCACCCGAACGGGTCCAAGCTCTACAGCGCCCGCATCATCCCCTTCCGGGGCTCGTGGGTGGAGTTCACCGTGGATATCCACGACGTGGTCTCCGTCCACATCGACAAGAAGAAGAAGTTCCCGGCGACGGCGCTGCTGCGGGCCGTGGGATTCAGCCGGGACTCGGACGTGCTCGACGTCTTCTACGATCGCGAGAAGGTCGCGCTGACCTCGCTGGAGAAGGAGGCTTCGCGCGAGGGCCGTCGTAGTGTCGAGGCGTTCCACGGCTTCCTCGGTGAGGATGTGCCGGACCCGGCGCTGCTCGGCGAGGAAGGCGCGGTTCTCTACCGGGACATCGTGCTCGCGGAGACCGGCGAGGTCTTCGAGCGGGGCACGCGGCTGACGCCCGAGGCCTATGCCGAGGTGCGCGCCGCCGGCATCGGCACGCTGCCCATCGCCCCGGGCAATCTGCTGGCCCGCGCCGGCGATGAGCTGAGCGCCGAGCTGATCGGCCGTCTGCAGCGCGCCGGGGTGGACGAGGTGTGGCTGTACCGCCCGCGCACGCAGAGTGGCTCCGCGGTTCGCGCCACCCTCGCCAAGGATCCGACCCGCGGCACCATCGACGCGCTCTTCGCCATCCACAACCTGCTGCGGCCCGGCACGGCCCCGGCCCCCGAGGTGTGGACCGAGGAGGACTTCTTCGCCTCCCGCGACCAGGTCATGCACATCCACGACTTCCTGCAGATGTGGCAGGAGGCCGAGGAGGACGCGACCGAGACGGTCAACCGGGAGACCCAGCGCTCGACCGAGGAGCGGATGATCCGCTTCGCGCAGGAGCGCGGGATCCGCTACGTGTGGGAGAACTTCCGTGAGGAGCGCGCGGAGAAGTCGCCGCGCGCCCGGGTGCTCGTCTACGAGCTGCCGCGCGTGCTGACGGTCTACACGGCGGTCTGGCGGCTGCTCTTCCAGCCGCGGGCGGCGCTTGCCGTTTCGGGTGCGCTGGCCTCCGGCAACGGGCGCGCGCTCACCGACTACGGCGAGTACTCCGAGGAGTCGCTCAACAAGCGTTACGACCTCGGCCGGGTCGGCCGCTACAAGATCAAC encodes:
- the rplA gene encoding 50S ribosomal protein L1, whose product is MPKHGKKFREASARVPVGAAFAPTEAVKLVKELSFARFDETVDVAVRLGVDPRHADQIVRGTVVLPHGTGKTARVLVIAQGDKAREAEEAGADYVGTEYVQKIKDGWLDFDVAVATPDLMGQVGQLGRVLGPRGLMPTPKAGTVTFDVARAVREIKAGKIEYRVDKTGNVHAPIGKVSFGEEQLAENLAAFMDSILRAKPSAAKGKYVRGVTVSSTMGPGVPLDPNLFARS
- the rplJ gene encoding 50S ribosomal protein L10; this encodes MHREQKAAVVDELQQKLSEANAFYLTDFTGMNVKQMTEFRSRLRKQGVEYVVVKNTLAQRALQQLELTDIARFFTGPTGLVIGREDAVTAAKVLTEFAREFDNKPAIKLGVVERREVPADQVKQLAELPPKEVLLAQLAGGLQAPMARLAGGASNLIAGLARAVDALRAQRESAGS
- the rplK gene encoding 50S ribosomal protein L11, yielding MAKKVTGFIKLQVPAGAANPAPPVGPALGQHGVNIMEFCKQFNARTQNQAGMIIPVEITVYADRSFTFITKTPPAAVLLKKAAGVESGSPAQKRQKVGKITRDQLRQIAETKLPDLNATSIEGAMNMIAGTARSMGIEIEG
- the rplL gene encoding 50S ribosomal protein L7/L12: MATTLSRDELLDAIGNMTVLELSEFVKAFEEKFGVTAAAPVAVAAAAPAAGGAAAAPAAEEKTEFDVVLQSAGEKKIQVIKVVREITGLGLKEAKDLVDGAPKTVKEGASKEEAEQIKAKLEEQGAAVELK